In Mytilus edulis chromosome 7, xbMytEdul2.2, whole genome shotgun sequence, a single genomic region encodes these proteins:
- the LOC139483450 gene encoding uncharacterized protein: protein MATCSKKPRLTCSNENQNYATLDKLLKEVAEPVVRELFDIEFHPAVLQKSLNRESSKIKKISQVTRKQWDKLFPTRDQKPVCSSDFDLALMILLIRNLTSIQISDILPVPNDTSQGADISRIKYYRNELAHCNGKISDIEFEEQWVEIYQAIVRLGGENYKEMCAKLRITSLSSGKGYGMKNIHQEIIEDWKEIELKIVETNAIKELIKVTKKSNVIAVIGPSGCGKSTAAHQVALLLHRDEGYQIVPSNFPTDITHYYNESEKQVFVFDDVCGKYSLDYDLLNKWKKLSTELDKIKQCENVMILVSSRSDIFYQFKDVQFLFTTPFDVLSSNYSLCDNERFLIAKAHIGAKKAEILRKANFFNRYDFFPLLCQIFATEKERNIEKFFSQPVKVIKEELTLMKEEKDQTSFAVLALFVIYNNCITVEVLSPTSGIKTVLCDIAEECEMSTILNIKVVRKHLDIFLHSYVKKIGSSYMIMHDKLFDIFVSFYGEHLLDIILTHCSYPVMFTRFQLQSVEDADEFMIKVPVEKEAQYFQRLFHFSNSRDFANIFWHHHFRNKTFHQQFLKLLSEDQDCRDLCLSLSDTESSPLLLTAARDSRLDVLEMRLEESMSNTADR from the exons ATGGCGACTTGTTCAAAGAAACCACGTCTAACATGTTCAAATGAAAATCAGAATTATGCCACACTAGACAAACTTTTGAAGGAAGTGGCTGAACCAGTGGTCAGAGAACTATTTGATATAGAATTTCACCCTGCTGTGTTACAGAAATCTCTAAATAGAGAATcatctaaaataaagaaaatatcaCAAGTTACTAGAAAACAATGGGATAAATTATTTCCAACACGag atCAAAAGCCAGTTTGTTCCAGTGACTTTGATTTGGCATTAATGATATTGCTGATAAGAAATCTAACATCGATTCAGATATCAGACATACTTCCTGTCCCCAATGATACAAGTCAAGGAGCAGATATCTCTAGGATAAAATACTACAGAAATGAGTTGGCACATTGTAACGGGAAGATATCTGACATTGAATTCGAGGAGCAATGGGTTGAAATTTATCAG GCTATAGTAAGACTTGGTGGTGAAAATTACAAAGAAATGTGTGCAAAACTTAGAATTACATCTCTTTCAAGTGGAAAAGGTTATGGAATGAAAA ATATTCATCAAGAAATTATTGAAGATTGGAAAGAAATAGAATTAAAAATTGTTGAGACAAATGCCATAAAAGAGTTGATAAAGGTGACCAAAAAGAGTAATGTCATAGCTGTAATTGGACCATCTGGTTGTGGAAAGTCCACTGCTGCTCATCAGGTTGCTCTCTTACTACATAGAGACGAAGGTTACCAAATCGTACCTTCAAACTTTCCCACAGACATCACACATTATTATAACGAATCAGAAAAACAAGTTTTTGTCTTTGATGATGTTTGTGGTAAATATTCGCTAGATTATGATCTTCTAAATAAGTGGAAAAAATTAAGTACTGAGCTAGATAAAATCAAACAGTGTGAAAATGTTATGATACTGGTGTCAAGCAGGTCAGATATTTTCTATCAGTTCAAAGATGTGCAATTTCTGTTCACAACACCATTCGATGTGTTGTCAAGTAACTATAGCTTATGTGACAATGAACGTTTCCTTATTGCAAAAGCTCATATAGGAGCTAAAAAAGCTGAAATCCTTAGAAAAGCAAACTTTTTTAACAGGTACGATTTCTTTCCCCTTCTGtgtcaaatatttgccactgaaaaagaaagaaacattGAGAAATTTTTCTCACAGCCCGTGAAAGTTATTAAAGAAGAACTGACTTTAATGAAAGAGGAAAAAGATCAAACGTCTTTTGCTGTCTTAGcactttttgtaatttataacaaCTGTATAACCGTTGAAGTTTTGTCTCCAACATCTGGCATTAAAACCGTACTTTGTGACATTGCCGAAGAATGTGAGATGTCAACCATCCTGAATATCAAAGTTGTAAGGAAACACTTGGACATTTTTCTTCATTCGTATGTGAAGAAAATTGGATCTAGTTATATGATAATGCATGACAAACTATTTGATATTTTCGTGTCATTTTATGGTGAACATCTTCTAGACATTATTCTTACTCACTGTAGTTACCCTGTTATGTTTACACGGTTCCAGTTACAATCTGTGGAAGATGCAGACGAATTCATGATCAAAGTCCCGGTGGAAAAAGAAGCACAGTATTTCCAacgtttatttcatttttctaattCAAGGGATTTTGCCAACATATTTTGGCACCACCATTTTAGAAACAAAACATTTCATCAGCAGTTCCTTAAACTTTTATCTGAAGACCAAGATTGTCGTGATTTATGTCTATCATTATCTGATACTGAATCTTCACCATTGTTATTAACTGCTGCAAGAG ATTCGAGGTTAGATGTATTGGAAATGAGACTGGAAGAGTCGATGTCCAATACAGCTGATCGATAA